Proteins co-encoded in one Oncorhynchus kisutch isolate 150728-3 linkage group LG1, Okis_V2, whole genome shotgun sequence genomic window:
- the smim28 gene encoding small integral membrane protein 28, translating to MRTLLDSSWIKFGPAGRGSMDWVTGSPSPPMVERQLQGYNWNDLNLNQEGRSELFLYVVLPVTSLLMLGLLVLLAYWRCSSPKLSLAQIITLDLQDPESSDEFLSSLTSHGERRTSTSSDMSDSVFVMVYLPPPYEETLTKITRAASLTSRKESMKIEDLEARLCPEIKSSGRYV from the exons ATGAGAACGCTACTGGACAGCAGCTGGATAAAGTTTGGGCCAGCTGGCAGAGGGTCCATGGATTGGGTGACTGGGTCACCTTCTCCCCCCATGGTGGAGAGACAGTTACAG GGCTACAACTGGAATGATCTGAACCTCAACCAGGAAGGGAGGTCAGAGCTGTTCCTCTACGTGGTCCTCCCCGTCACCTCCCTCCTCATGCTGGGCCTCCTGGTACTCCTGGCCTACTGGAGGTGCTCCTCTCCAAAGCTCAGCCTGGCCCAAATCATCACCCTGGACCTCCAGGACCCCGAGAGCAGCGATGAGTTCCTCTCCTCGCTCACCAGCCACGGCGAACGCCGCACCAGCACCAGCTCTGACATGTCGGACAGTGTGTTCGTCATGGTCTACCTGCCGCCGCCCTACGAGGAGACGCTGACCAAGATCACGCGTGCCGCCAGTCTGACCAGCCGGAAAGAGTCCATGAAGATAGAGGACCTGGAGGCCCGCCTGTGTCCGGAGATCAAGTCCAGTGGACGCTACGTGTGA
- the LOC109893499 gene encoding UPF0575 protein C19orf67 homolog isoform X2 translates to MEQGEAKNNPESSPDTDSVAHVEDSALAPSCGDQMDSTGDANLESMSSCQDINLMDQKLRPIEQQFQYLLTKADEFQTNLLYRSDILQRESFACVVPTFLRTCQPYFTYLESTARSTLPQRRPLPMYIRSRLLDFSQKLCARLEQLVLTFSSFDFLSLEEAEPASVSHFYIGKCQMDRLGLSIYRYCRLAPYLAGAHTGLYKRMRWNVERPSESLQEEMDGEKEGHPEEDRPVAGKERATETEYYFLCYEEEVPEEPAEGGDGEGCCAVFHGLGTTGCCVWERRSPLPAPLLTALWGCCFLHRAQWQAPVMKQHNRDKPLF, encoded by the exons ATGGAACAGGGGGAGGCGAAAAATAATCCTGAATCATCACCAGACACAG ACTCTGTGGCGCATGTAGAGGATAGTGCTTTGGCGCCCTCATGTGGCGACCAAATGGACAGCACAGGTGATGCGAATTTGGAGTCCATGTCGTCATGCCAGGATATCAACTTGATGGATCAGAAGCTCAGACCCATTGAACAGCAATTCCAGTACCTGCTGACTAAAGCAGATGAGTTTCAAACAAaccttttatacag GAGTGACATTCTGCAGAGGGAAAGCTTTGCTTGCGTGGTTCCTACTTTCCTGCGGACCTGTCAGCCCTACTTCACTTACCTGGAGTCGACAGCTCGCAGCACCCTGCCCCAGCGCAGGCCTCTACCCATGTACATCCGCTCACGA TTGTTAGACTTCTCCCAGAAGCTGTGTGCGAGGCTGGAGCAgctggttttgaccttttcctCCTTTGACTTTCTCTCTCTGGAGGAGGCTGAGCCGGCCAG tgTCTCCCATTTCTACATTGGCAAGTGTCAGATGGACCGTTTGGGACTGTCCATATACAGGTACTGTCGTCTAGCCCCGTACCTGGCTGGGGCCCACACTGGCCTGTACAAACGCATGCGCTGGAATGTGGAGAGACCCAGCGAGAGCCTACAGGAGGAAATGGATGGCGAGAAGGAGGGACatccagaggaggacaggccagtagCAGGGAAAGAGCGAGCCACCGAGACAGagta CTACTTCCTGTGCTACGAGGAGGAAGTCCCTGAGGAGCCAGCTGAGGGGGGCGAtggagagg GGTGCTGTGCTGTGTTCCACGGGCTGGGTACCACAGGCTGTTGTGTCTGGGAGCGGAGGAGCCCTCTGCCTGCACCGCTACTGACTGCCTTGTGGGGGTGTTGTTTTCTCCACAGAGCCCAGTGGCAGGCCCCAGTCATGAAACAACATAACAGAGACAAGCCACTGTTCTAG
- the LOC109893499 gene encoding UPF0575 protein C19orf67 homolog isoform X1: MEQGEAKNNPESSPDTDSVAHVEDSALAPSCGDQMDSTGDANLESMSSCQDINLMDQKLRPIEQQFQYLLTKADEFQTNLLYRSDILQRESFACVVPTFLRTCQPYFTYLESTARSTLPQRRPLPMYIRSRLLDFSQKLCARLEQLVLTFSSFDFLSLEEAEPASVSHFYIGKCQMDRLGLSIYRYCRLAPYLAGAHTGLYKRMRWNVERPSESLQEEMDGEKEGHPEEDRPVAGKERATETEYYFLCYEEEVPEEPAEGGDGEGKGETVAIGNVVKMWSIGQWVQTHPEPIKDDIYEWVLCCVPRAGYHRLLCLGAEEPSACTATDCLVGVLFSPQSPVAGPSHETT; encoded by the exons ATGGAACAGGGGGAGGCGAAAAATAATCCTGAATCATCACCAGACACAG ACTCTGTGGCGCATGTAGAGGATAGTGCTTTGGCGCCCTCATGTGGCGACCAAATGGACAGCACAGGTGATGCGAATTTGGAGTCCATGTCGTCATGCCAGGATATCAACTTGATGGATCAGAAGCTCAGACCCATTGAACAGCAATTCCAGTACCTGCTGACTAAAGCAGATGAGTTTCAAACAAaccttttatacag GAGTGACATTCTGCAGAGGGAAAGCTTTGCTTGCGTGGTTCCTACTTTCCTGCGGACCTGTCAGCCCTACTTCACTTACCTGGAGTCGACAGCTCGCAGCACCCTGCCCCAGCGCAGGCCTCTACCCATGTACATCCGCTCACGA TTGTTAGACTTCTCCCAGAAGCTGTGTGCGAGGCTGGAGCAgctggttttgaccttttcctCCTTTGACTTTCTCTCTCTGGAGGAGGCTGAGCCGGCCAG tgTCTCCCATTTCTACATTGGCAAGTGTCAGATGGACCGTTTGGGACTGTCCATATACAGGTACTGTCGTCTAGCCCCGTACCTGGCTGGGGCCCACACTGGCCTGTACAAACGCATGCGCTGGAATGTGGAGAGACCCAGCGAGAGCCTACAGGAGGAAATGGATGGCGAGAAGGAGGGACatccagaggaggacaggccagtagCAGGGAAAGAGCGAGCCACCGAGACAGagta CTACTTCCTGTGCTACGAGGAGGAAGTCCCTGAGGAGCCAGCTGAGGGGGGCGAtggagagggtaaaggggagACGGTTGCTATAGGCAATGTGGTTAAGATGTGGTCAATCGGTCAGTGGGTCCAAACGCACCCTGAACCCATAAAAGATGACATCTACGAATG GGTGCTGTGCTGTGTTCCACGGGCTGGGTACCACAGGCTGTTGTGTCTGGGAGCGGAGGAGCCCTCTGCCTGCACCGCTACTGACTGCCTTGTGGGGGTGTTGTTTTCTCCACAGAGCCCAGTGGCAGGCCCCAGTCATGAAACAACATAA
- the LOC116376222 gene encoding uncharacterized protein LOC116376222: MMAKVEKNAREAIEPRRAREANAEAKKTSRQVIGVLALPPPLLSPTTSYSVLPAIKKGTKVTKVETTEPPLTPEDEVRMNSSPSVDDPLTPKTPETDVTSDATSLADPPREMTPENVEEAFSLEDFLKSHPQRKLIRKFLKQKTWRTYVVLLPAMALLRSYSPESSHSSCRGSGVLKIVSEMFHWRSSEPKGRLWGGQPPTSNSETDKELQGIADMAVSNILRNAQDDLFSSGVNDLETINPNITLTKERLSSIFSELFRDACESAQEAARRIHHMRSGRGNNSRNGSRPGSSQGSSRSNMPELPLNLCHLAECVDAQPLYLEHPSVSCSNRSGLHPIPEQGWMEEHIGSALGQLSTIEADMGELENFTRPLPLENGDDSSSNMLSGPSTASYPSTCLSSPDVTSEGRAQYTIMALETLQEGEDTSWSRSGSSQRSRRFNLCHQAEELERVYLQRDTLHSRVSVGELGSVRWAKGRDVHKALSEGSLPVFALLRERPGEIWPTSTWDMEHNQPPSTPTSSKEDLWDSDSTWSHGVGEEEGAEPRVRLAAMSEGGSSQILTSQTSTSLSNHDKRALEAICQVLTAWMEQMLNRTCNDIYSASVIIQKGQFITCLPL, encoded by the exons ATGATGGCCAAGGTTGAAAAGAACGCCAGAGAGGCCATTGAGCCCAGAAGGGCTAGGGAGGCCAATGCAGAGGCAAAAAAAACAAGCCGCCAAGTCATTGGTGTGTTGGCGCTGCCTCCACCTCTTCTATCTCCGACAACCAGTTACA GTGTCCTGCCAGCTATCAAGAAGGGCACTAAAGTgacgaaggtagagacaacag AGCCACCCCTGACACCTGAGGATGAGGTGAGAATGAACTCCTCTCCATCTGTTGATGACCCCCTGACCCCAAAAACCCCAGAGACTGATGTCACCTCCGATGCCACTTCTCTGGCGGACCCACCCCGTGAGATGACACCTGAGAATGTAGAGGAGGCCTTCTCTCTGGAGGACTTCCTGAAGTCTCACCC TCAGCGGAAGCTCATCAGGAAGTTCCTCAAACAAAAG ACCTGGAGGACCTATGTGGTCCTCCTGCCAGCGATGGCTCTGCTCAGGAGCTACAGTCCAGAGTCATCCCACTCCTCCTGCCGAGGGTCAGGGGTGCTGAAGATCGTCTCAGAGATGTTCCACTGGCGGAGCTCTGAGCCGAAGGGGAGGCTCTGGGGCGGGCAGCCCCCCACGTCCAATTCTGAGACAGACAAGGAGCTTCAGGGTATAGCAGACATGGCTGTGAGTAACATCCTGAGGAATGCCCAGGACGACTTATTCTCCTCTGGTGTGAATGACCTGGAGACGATCAATCCAAACATCACTCTGACCAAAGAGAGGCTCTCCAGCATCTTCTCAGAGCTGTTCAGGGATGCCTGTGAGAGTGCCCAGGAGGCTGCCAGACGGATCCACCACATGAGGTCTGGAAGAGGCAACAACAGCCGGAATGGGAGTCGGCCTGGGTCGTCACAGGGATCGAGCAGATCCAACATGCCAGAGTTGCCGTTAAACCTCTGTCACCTGGCAGAGTGTGTGGATGCTCAGCCACTATATCTGGAACATCCAAGTGTGTCCTGCTCCAACAGAAGTGGCCTGCACCCCATTCCAGAGCAGGGCTGGATGGAGGAGCATATTGGCTCAGCCCTAGGTCAGTTGTCCACCATTGAGGCAGACATGGGCGAGTTAGAAAACTTCACCAGACCTCTGCCACTGGAAAATGGAGACGACAGCTCATCCAACATGTTGTCAGGGCCATCCACTGCCTCATATCCATCCACCTGCCTGTCTTCTCCAGATGTGACCTCAGAGGGAAGGGCCCAATACACCATTATGGCCCTGGAAACCCTCCAGGAGGGGGAAGACACCAGCTGGAGTCGCTCTGGGTCATCACAGAGATCAAGACGGTTCAACCTCTGTCATCAGGCAGAGGAGCTGGAGAGGGTTTACCTCCAGAGAGACACACTCCACTCCAGGGTCAGTGTGGGAGAACTGGGGTCAGTGAGGTGGGCCAAGGGAAGGGATGTCCATAAAGCCCTCAGCGAGGGGTCCCTCCCTGTCTTTGCCCTGCTCAGGGAGAGGCCAGGGGAGATTTGGCCGACAAGCACTTGGGACATGGAGCACAACCAGCCTCCCAGCACTCCCACATCCAGCAAGGAGGATTTGTGGGACAGCGACTCCACCTGGTCTCATGgggttggggaggaggagggggcagagcCCCGTGTGAGGTTGGCAGCTATGTCGGAGGGGGGCAGCTCCCAGATCCTGACCTCCCAGACCTCCACCTCACTCTCCAATCACGACAAGAGGGCACTAG AGGCCATCTGCCAGGTCCTGACTGCCTGGATGGAACAGATGCTGAACCGGACCTGCAACGACATTTACAGTGCCAGTGTCATCATCCAGAAAGGTCAATTTATAACCTGTTTACCATTATGA
- the LOC116376165 gene encoding uncharacterized protein LOC116376165, with protein sequence MTFLHSEPSTSTKAAQAAPAKTLAVNPCLDEDEVVPSTSMIEGSLTTTQAAWAASAQILEEEVGGADVSELSIGSLTPTEARQDLLEKIPSLLPGEILIEEDIPLLSTPRDTVMSPQTLKLILQGIMRRLEASESPRARRANDPFRLMKDLFLEVQHALKYADISVLFSLEESIQFRGEDAMKAIVKAAAKRLSLRSDSNRAQLRAVRYGGEGAIYCMADTIANVIDDHAQDWSSDGHFGASRSRGRGRSRSSSSS encoded by the coding sequence ATGACTTTCTTACACTCGGAGCCCTCCACCTCAACCAAGGCAGCACAGGCAGCTCCTGCAAAGACCCTGGCGGTCAACCCCTGTCTGGATGAAGATGAGGTAGTCCCCAGCACCTCCATGATTGAGGGCTCCCTAACGACCACTCAGGCAGCATGGGCAGCTTCTGCACAGATCTTGGAAGAAGAGGTTGGGGGAGCTGATGTCTCTGAGCTGAGTATCGGCTCCCTGACCCCCACCGAGGCCAGGCAGGACCTCCTGGAGAAGATTCCCTCTCTCCTGCCGGGTGAGATCCTCATCGAAGAAGACATCCCCCTTCTCAGCACTCCCAGGGACACCGTTATGAGCCCCCAGACCCTGAAGCTCATCCTCCAGGGCATCATGCGCCGACTGGAGGCCTCAGAGTCCCCCCGGGCTAGGAGGGCCAACGACCCCTTCAGGCTGATGAAGGATCTCTTTCTGGAGGTCCAGCATGCCCTTAAGTATGCTGACATCTCTGTCCTCTTCAGCCTGGAGGAGAGCATTCAATTCAGGGGGGAAGATGCAATGAAGGCCATCGTTAAGGCTGCGGCTAAAAGGTTGTCCCTGCGCTCGGACTCCAACCGGGCTCAACTGCGCGCCGTACGCTATGGTGGCGAGGGAGCCATCTATTGCATGGCAGACACCATCGCAAATGTCATAGACGACCACGCCCAGGACTGGAGTTCTGACGGCCATTTTGGAGCAAGTAGGAGCCGTGGTAGGGGGAGGTCACGCTCCTCCTCAAGCTCCTGA